The segment CCAGGATTGCCATCAGCAGCACGTATGCCGTCGCCAGGGCCGCCAGCTCGCCCTCCACCGCGCCTGCGGCCACGGCCAGCCCGGCGATGACGATGGAGAACTCGCCGCGTGCCACCAGCGCCGCGCCGGCACGCAGGCGTCCCGGTCGGCCGATGCCCTGACGCCGGGCCGCCCACCAACCCGTCGCGATCTTCGTGGCCGCGGTGGCGAATGCCAACACGACGGCCCAGCCCAGCACCGGTGGGATGGTCGCGGGGTCGGTGGCGAGTCCGAACACCACGAAGAACATCGCTGCGAACAGGTCGCGGAGGGGTTCGAGTACGCGGGTGGCGTTGGCGGCCGTCGAGCCGGAGATCGCGATGCCGAGCAGGAACGCGCCGACGGCGGCCGAGACCTGCAGTTCCGACGCGATGCCCGCCACCAGTAGGGCAGCGCCGAGGACGTTGAGCAACATGACCTCGCGGTCTTTGCTGTCGAGCAATGCGGACACCGAACTGCCGTAGCGCAGAGCGACGACCAGGACGATCGTGACGACCAGTAGAGATATCCCGAGAGCTTCGAGCCCGCCGAGGAAGCTGGCCCCCATCAGGACGGTGGTGAGGATGGGCAGGTAGACGGCCATCGCGAGGTCCTCGAACACCAGAATGGACAGCACGATGGGGGTTTCGCGGTTGCCGAGTCGGCCCAGGTCGGTGAGGACCTTGGCGATGATGCCCGAGGACGAGATGTAGGTGACACCGCCCATCACCAGCGCCCCGACGCCGCCCCAGCCGAGCAGTAGTGCGACGACTGCGCCCGGGGTGAAGTTCAGGACGATGTCGACCAGCCCGGCCATCCAGGAGCGGCGCAGTCCGGTGACGAGTTCGGTGGCGGTGTACTCGAGTCCGAGCAGGAGCAGCAGCAGGACGACGCCGATTTCGCTGGCGAGTTCACTGAACTCGTCGATGCCGCCGAGGGTGACGATGCCGCCGTTGCCGAAGGCGAGACCGGCGAGCAGATAGAACGGAATGGGGGAGACACCGAACTTGCCTGCAACGCGTGCCAGTAGGCCGAGGACGAAGAACACCGCTCCCAGTTCGGTGAGAGCGAGTGCAGTCTCGGCCACCGGTCAGTACCGACGATTGTCAGGCATTGCCGAGGATCCTGGCGGCTGCGTCGAGCCCATCGGCGGTTCCGACGGCGACCAGCAGATCGCCGGAGACGAGGGTGAAGCTCGGAGTGGGTGATGGTTGTACTTGGCCTGCACGCATCACTGCGACGATCTAGACGCCGGTCTTGGTGCGCATCCCGGTATCGCCGAGGGGGCGGCCGTCGTATCGCGAGCCCTCCCTGACGGGAAGCTGGCGAGTGTTGATTCCGGGGAGGTCACGATGCTCTTCCCCGAGCTGAGCGATGAGTTGCGGCGACCCGAGCAGATTGCCCAGGGCCGCCGCTTCCTCATTGCTCAACGTGATGGATTCCTGCGTCGCATCGGGGTCGTCCTTGCGCGAGACGATCAGCTCGTTCGCGCCGTCCTTGCGGGTGATGACGCCGATGCGACGCCCGGAAGCGAGGGCGAAATCCTTCCGCACCCCGATTCCCGGCAGCAGGGTCACTTCGACGTTCATGGTCGAAATGCTAGCCCTGCAGGCAACGCGTTATCGCAAGTTGTGAATCAGGATGCGACGGCAGCCAGGAGGGCTTCGCGCTGGTTTGCACCGAGGCCACCGATACGGCGGGTATCGGCGATGGACAGCTGCTCGAGCAGCTGTGCGGCGCGCACGGAACCAACACCCGGCAGGGCCTTGATCAGGGCGGACACCTTGGTCTTCTTGACGATCTCGTCGTTCTCCGCCTTGGCGAGAACGTCAGCGACGCTGAGTTCGCCGGACTTGACGGATGCGAGCAGCTTCGACCGCGCAGTGCGTGCCTCGGCCGCCTTGGCCAGCGCCGCGGTGCGCTGTTCCGGTGTCAATACTGGTAAAGCCATGGCCTGTTCTCCTCGATTGTGGTGACCCGTCGCTCGTTGACAGGTCTCGACCCTCTTGCATCGTGCCTGGTGGCTCTCCCAATCTAACCGAACAACACGACTGTCATTCCGGTCGAGCCACCGAACCTTCCCAGCCAGGCTACGTCCTATCCGATTCGGGGTGTGCCCCGACCAGCACTTCGGCCCCGTGTCGGCCCTCGAAGGGCGTCGTGTACCGGGCATGTCCGACGCCTCCCTGAGGCGTCTGTCAGGCAGGTGCAGGCGAGTAGGTCTTCCTGAGTGCGACCTTGACCACCTTGCCGCTCGCGTTGCGCGGGAGGGCGTCGACGACGACCAATTCCTTGGGGTGCTTGAACCGCGCGAGATGGTCGCCGAGCCACACGAGAAGCTCGTCGAGGGTCAGGTCGGGGGTGCCCGGCGAATCGTGCAGTGCCACCACCGCGACGGGCACCTCGCCCCATCTGTCGTCGGCGCGGCCGATCACTGCAGCCTCGAGGATTCTGGGATGGGAGAACAGGACGTTCTCGACTTCGGCGCAGTAGATGTTCTCGCCGCCGGAGATGATCATGTCCTTCTTGCGGTCGACGACGAACACGAAGCCTTCCTCGTCCTGGCGTACGAGGTCGCCCGAGTGGAACCAGCCGCCGTGGAATGCATCTGCCGTCGCGTCGGGGTTCTCCCAGTATTCGCGCATCAATGTGGGCCCTCGATAGACGATTTCGCCGATCTCGCCCTGCGCCACGTCGTTCATCTCGTCATCGACGACGCGTGCTGCGATGGTCGGGATGACGCGTCCGACGGAGCCGAGTTTGCGGAGGGCGTCGACGCCGTCGAGCACGCAGGTGATGGGCGACATCTCGGTCTGTCCGAAGACCGCGACGTTCATCGCACCCGGGAACGTTGCCGACATCGCGCGCAGGACGGTGTCGGATGCCGGGGCGGCACCCCAGGAAATGACCCGCAGGGCAAGTTCTCTCGGGTTGGCAGCCTGCTCGGCGCACATCGCCTGCCACTGCACGGGGACGAGGAAGAGGTTGGTGACACCCTCGGCGGCGAGTACGTCGAGCAGGGTGCCCGGATCGAATGCTCCGACCGGGTGGACGACGGTGGGAATGCCGAGCAGCAGGCTCGGCGCGAGGCTGCCGAGTGCGGCGATGTGGAACATCGGTGAGGCGCAGAAGCCGACCTCGTCGGTGGCGCTCATCTGCAGTGCCCGGATGCAGGTGAATGCCTGGGCCTGCATGTTCGCGTGCGTGAGCACAGCGCCCTTGGGTCTTCCGGTGGTGCCCGAGGTGTACATGATCAGTGCCGGGGCGTCGTCCGGAACGTCGACGGTGTACGCCGGCTCGACGGTGGACAGCAGCGCCTCGTAGGCGTCTCCGACGGTGATGATTTCGGTGAGTGAATCGCCTTGCGCTACAACTGCTTCGGCCAGCGGAGCGAGGGTCTCGTCGGTGATCACCAGGGTGGAGCCGCTGTTCTGTGCGAGAAACGCCACCTCCGGTGGAGTCATCCGGAAGTTCACCGGGACGGCGAGAGCGCCGAGCGCGTTGATCGCCAGTACCGCCTCGAGGTATTCGGGACGGTTGAGCATCACGATCAACACCCGGTCGCCGAATCCGATTCCGCGGCTGTGCAGAGCGCCCGCGAACCGCGACACGCGGTCGTCGAGTTCGCGCCAGCTGATCGATCGTCCCTGAAATCGAAGCGCCACCGCTTCGGGCTGCATGAGGGCGTGCCGTCGAACGTGGTTGTTCCAGTTGTTTCGGTTGGACAATCCGGGTTCGTTCGGGTGAGCGGCCATCGCCGGTTCCTCTCGTCAGCCGTATGAGCAGGGGATCGAATGTGATGCAGCCTACAGACTGTGTGCCGCTTTGTCCGGAACTCTGTCGACTACATTTCTGCAGGTCAGTGCTGTAGTAAGTTTGCGATCATTCGCATCGATGCGGCTACTGTGAGGATTCGAGACAACCGGTGGGGCAAGGGCAGGCAATGAGCGAGACAGGTACGACGGCGCAGCGGCGTCGGCCACGGAATCGAAAGGCGCAGATTCTGGTGGCCGCAGCCGAGGCCTTCAGCGAGCGCGGCTATCACCCCGTCGGAATCGAGGACATCGCCGCCACCGTCGGCATTTCCGGACCCGCGCTGTACCGGCACTTCCCCACCAAGTACTCCCTGTTCGTCGACACCGTCATGCGGATGACCGACTCCTTGGTCGCTGCAACCGATCCGGCCGTCATCGAGGTGGAGGACCCGCAGGCCCGGATCGACGCGGTCATCGGTGCCATCATCGCCACCACCATCGACAATCGCCGCACCGGTGGGTTGTATCGATGGGAGGGGCGCTATCTCGTCGGTTCGGACCGCGACTACCTACGCCGCGCGCTGCGAACGGTGCACGAGCGGGTGACGGTCCCGTTGCGGCAGCTGCGCCCCGATCTGTCCGAGGCGGATGCCGCACTGCTGGCCACGGCGTCGATCAGTGCCGTCGCCAGCATCACCGCGCATCGATCGGCGTTGTCGGCCAAACAGATCGAGGAGTCGATGCTTGCTGCGGCACGGTCGGTACTGCGGACCGATCTTCCGCAGCAAGGCAGTGCATCTCCCCACCGCGAAGCCGTGCTGGAGCACGCATCGAAACGCGAAGAGCTGCTGCACCATTCGATTCGCCTGTTCTATCTGCACGGCTACCACGAGGTGGGCCTGGACGACATCGGCGCAGCAGCGTCGATCACCGCCTCCAGCGTGTACCGCTACTTCCCCAGCAAGGCCGAGTTGCTCGAGGCCGCGTTGCATCGCGCCAACGCCCAGCTCACCGACACCCTCGCCGGTGCGCTCGAGCAATCGAACTCCCCGGTGGACGCGGTGCGGACCTTCGCGAGGCTGTACACCGAATTGACCTTCCGGCAGGGCGAACTCGTGGCCGTGTACTTCGCCGAGATCGGAAATCTACCGGCCGATCGGCGGTCCACACTGCGCCGGATCCAGCGCCACAACATCGACGGCTGGGCGCAGCTACTGCGTGAGGCGCGGCCGAACACGAGCGTGGTGGTCTCGAAATTTCTGATCCACGCCGCTCTCGGGTTGGTCTTCGACGTCGGTCGCACGGTGCGGTTCGAGCGCTCCGACCGAACCATGGCCCGGGTGCAGCAGACGATGACAGCGGTACTCCTGGGATGAATCCACTCGACGTGAAACGGAGAACAACGATGTCCGAGAACCGAACGATCGCGCGCGCAAACGAATTGCTCGCACAGCAATCGGGTGTCCTGGCCAGTGAACTGGACGAACTCTGGTCGCAGCTCGCCCCCGTACGCGCCGAGGACATCCTCGGAAGCTGGACCGGTGCCGCCTTCCAGACCGGCCACGGACTGTGCCGGGCACTGCCCGCCAGCAAGTGGCACGGTAAGAACTTCGTCTCCGTGACCGAGGCGCAACCGTTGATCTGCCGCGCCGATGACGGCTCGCTGTTCTCCAACGTCGAGATGGGGTCCGGGGAAGCCTCGCTGTGGAACATCGAGTTCCGCGGCGAGGTGACCGCCACGATGGTGTACGACGGCAAAGCCGTTTTCGATCACTTCAAGCAGATCGACGACCGCAGGCTGATGGGCATCATGAACGGCAAACCGGAGCTGGTGCTCTCTCGCGGCGAGCACTTCTACTTCGTGTTGGAGCGAGACTGATGGTCGCTGCGCGGGCACTGCTCTCGCGTGATCCTGCCGACTCGTTCACCGTCGAGAACATCGACATCGACGAACCCCGCGAGAACGAGATCCTGGTCCGGATGAAGGCGACGGGGATCTGCCATACCGATCTCGTTGCGCGACGGGCAGGTTCGGCCCAGCGGCCAGTACTGCTCGGGCACGAGGGCGCAGGCGTGGTCGAGTCGGTGGGCCGGTCCGTCCACGGAATCGATCCCGGCGACCATGTGGTGCTGACGTTCCGGCACTGCGGTGTGTGCGGCAATTGCAGGCAGGGACGGCCCGCCTACTGCGTGGACGGCCACGCTCTCAACCAGTTCGGTGCACGCGCGGACGGCACGTCCCGCGTCACGAGCGCGGGTGCTCCGGTGCTCGACGGATTCTTCGGACAGTCGAGTTTCTCCGAGTTCGCGCTGACCCGTCAGGACAACACCGTCGTCGTCGATCGGGATATCGACTTCGCCGTCGCAGCTCCGCTCGGGTGCAGCGTGCAGACAGGCACCGGTGCGGTGCTGAACGTCCTGAAGCCCCGGTCCGGGGACACCGTGGTGGTGCACGGAGCGGGTGGGGTGGGGATGGCGGCAGTGCTCGCGGCGATCACGAGCGGTGCCCGCGTGATCGCGGTGGAACGATCGAGCGCCAGAAGGGAATTGGCGTCGAGTCTCGGTGCGCACGCAGTCATCGATCCCGAGTCGGAGGATGCGGCAGCTGCGCTACTGGACGCGACCGACGGAGGCGCTACGCATGCACTCGACACCACCGGCAACGCCGAGGTGATCCGCGACGCGATGGCCGCTCTAGGCAAGGGCGGCACGCTGGCGATCGTGGCCCTCGGCCGCGGTGTGTTGCAGCTGGATCTGCTGGATACGGTGTTGAGCGGTAGGGGTATTCGCGGATGCCTCGAGGGCGACGCCGTCCCGCAGCAGTTCATCCCGACGCTCGCCGAGATGTACTCCGCGGGGGCGCTCCCCGTCGATGCGCTGATCACCCGCTATCCGTACGACCGGATCGACTCCGCGCTCGGCGACCACCGCCGCGGAGACACC is part of the Rhodococcus sp. SBT000017 genome and harbors:
- a CDS encoding cation:proton antiporter; this encodes MAETALALTELGAVFFVLGLLARVAGKFGVSPIPFYLLAGLAFGNGGIVTLGGIDEFSELASEIGVVLLLLLLGLEYTATELVTGLRRSWMAGLVDIVLNFTPGAVVALLLGWGGVGALVMGGVTYISSSGIIAKVLTDLGRLGNRETPIVLSILVFEDLAMAVYLPILTTVLMGASFLGGLEALGISLLVVTIVLVVALRYGSSVSALLDSKDREVMLLNVLGAALLVAGIASELQVSAAVGAFLLGIAISGSTAANATRVLEPLRDLFAAMFFVVFGLATDPATIPPVLGWAVVLAFATAATKIATGWWAARRQGIGRPGRLRAGAALVARGEFSIVIAGLAVAAGAVEGELAALATAYVLLMAILGPIAARVVEPVAQVLLRTKPAV
- the mihF gene encoding integration host factor, actinobacterial type; amino-acid sequence: MALPVLTPEQRTAALAKAAEARTARSKLLASVKSGELSVADVLAKAENDEIVKKTKVSALIKALPGVGSVRAAQLLEQLSIADTRRIGGLGANQREALLAAVAS
- the fadD5 gene encoding fatty-acid--CoA ligase FadD5 → MAAHPNEPGLSNRNNWNNHVRRHALMQPEAVALRFQGRSISWRELDDRVSRFAGALHSRGIGFGDRVLIVMLNRPEYLEAVLAINALGALAVPVNFRMTPPEVAFLAQNSGSTLVITDETLAPLAEAVVAQGDSLTEIITVGDAYEALLSTVEPAYTVDVPDDAPALIMYTSGTTGRPKGAVLTHANMQAQAFTCIRALQMSATDEVGFCASPMFHIAALGSLAPSLLLGIPTVVHPVGAFDPGTLLDVLAAEGVTNLFLVPVQWQAMCAEQAANPRELALRVISWGAAPASDTVLRAMSATFPGAMNVAVFGQTEMSPITCVLDGVDALRKLGSVGRVIPTIAARVVDDEMNDVAQGEIGEIVYRGPTLMREYWENPDATADAFHGGWFHSGDLVRQDEEGFVFVVDRKKDMIISGGENIYCAEVENVLFSHPRILEAAVIGRADDRWGEVPVAVVALHDSPGTPDLTLDELLVWLGDHLARFKHPKELVVVDALPRNASGKVVKVALRKTYSPAPA
- a CDS encoding TetR/AcrR family transcriptional regulator yields the protein MSETGTTAQRRRPRNRKAQILVAAAEAFSERGYHPVGIEDIAATVGISGPALYRHFPTKYSLFVDTVMRMTDSLVAATDPAVIEVEDPQARIDAVIGAIIATTIDNRRTGGLYRWEGRYLVGSDRDYLRRALRTVHERVTVPLRQLRPDLSEADAALLATASISAVASITAHRSALSAKQIEESMLAAARSVLRTDLPQQGSASPHREAVLEHASKREELLHHSIRLFYLHGYHEVGLDDIGAAASITASSVYRYFPSKAELLEAALHRANAQLTDTLAGALEQSNSPVDAVRTFARLYTELTFRQGELVAVYFAEIGNLPADRRSTLRRIQRHNIDGWAQLLREARPNTSVVVSKFLIHAALGLVFDVGRTVRFERSDRTMARVQQTMTAVLLG
- a CDS encoding DUF4334 domain-containing protein, translating into MSENRTIARANELLAQQSGVLASELDELWSQLAPVRAEDILGSWTGAAFQTGHGLCRALPASKWHGKNFVSVTEAQPLICRADDGSLFSNVEMGSGEASLWNIEFRGEVTATMVYDGKAVFDHFKQIDDRRLMGIMNGKPELVLSRGEHFYFVLERD
- a CDS encoding NAD(P)-dependent alcohol dehydrogenase, with product MVAARALLSRDPADSFTVENIDIDEPRENEILVRMKATGICHTDLVARRAGSAQRPVLLGHEGAGVVESVGRSVHGIDPGDHVVLTFRHCGVCGNCRQGRPAYCVDGHALNQFGARADGTSRVTSAGAPVLDGFFGQSSFSEFALTRQDNTVVVDRDIDFAVAAPLGCSVQTGTGAVLNVLKPRSGDTVVVHGAGGVGMAAVLAAITSGARVIAVERSSARRELASSLGAHAVIDPESEDAAAALLDATDGGATHALDTTGNAEVIRDAMAALGKGGTLAIVALGRGVLQLDLLDTVLSGRGIRGCLEGDAVPQQFIPTLAEMYSAGALPVDALITRYPYDRIDSALGDHRRGDTVKPVLEWP